The sequence TCATTGAAACCATTCGCGTGTTGGTATTTACCACCTTAGCGATTCTTTTCTTCAATTCCTATCCCTTAACGGCTGTAATGATCGTGTTTTTGGCTTTACTTAATGATGGAGCATTAGTCAGCATTGCTTACGATCGCGCTCCTACATCGCAAACTCCCCAATCATGGGATATGACCAGAACATTAGGGATTTCAGCCGCTTTAGGACTTATTTGTGTTTTCGAGACGTTTATTCTTTATTACCTGGCCGAAAAAGTCTTTACCATTCCCAAAGATCTCATCCCTACCTTAGTTTATTTAAACCTTGCCGTCGGGGGAATGATGACCATTTACGCTACTCGTGTCGAGGGGCATTTCTGGTCGATGAAACCTGGCAAAGCTTTGTTATTATCAACAGGAACAGCAGCTTTAATCTCAACCCTGATGGCAATTTTCGGAATTTTTATTCCTGGCATTGGGTTTCCTTGGACAGCCGCCAGTTGGGGTTATGGGTTTATCTGGTTTTTAGTGATTGACCGGGCAAAATTAGGTCTTTATGCTATTTTCGACCGGAAAGAACCGATCTTTGGTAAAAAATATTTGGAGCGTTGGCAGAGGTTTAGAATGTAAGAAGTTATGAGTTGTCTCAGCGATTAAAAAAATTGGGCAACTTATAAAGCTACCCAAAGCATTTAATTATGAACCATGATTAAATCGCTAATTCTAGTCAAAGACTAGACAGCAACGGCTTTCTTGGTTCCAGCAGTTAATTCACCTTTAGCATACTTAGCAGCATAATCATCAAGGGACATTTGCTTGATCTTACTAGCATTGCCAGCAGTCCAGAATTGCTGATAACGATCAAGACAAACTTGCTTCATGTAAGTGATAGAAGGCTTCATGAAGTGACGGGGGTCAAAGTTAGAAGGATCTTTAGCCGCAGCTTCACGAATAGCAGCAGTGATCGCTAAACGGTTATCTGTGTCAATATTGACTTTACGAACCCCACTCTTAATACCTTTCTGAATTTCTTCAACAGGTACACCGTAGGTTTCAGGAATCTTACCACCGTATTGGTTGATCATATCAATCCATTCCTGGGGAACAGAGGAAGAACCGTGCATCACAAGGTGAGTATTCGGCAGAAGCGCGTGAATTTCTTGAATACGGCTAATGGCTAAAACATCGCCAGTCGGTTTTTTGGTGAATTTATAAGCACCATGACTGGTACCGATCGCAACTGCGAGGGCATCAACTTGAGTTTTGGTAACAAATTCTACCGCTTCTTCGGGATCAGTTAATAATTGATCATGGGAAAGCGCGCCTTCAAAACCGTGGCCATCTTCAGCTTCACCTTTACCAGTTTCGAGGGAACCTAAACAACCCAGTTCACCTTCCACACTAGCACCCACAGAGTGAGCCACTTTTACGACTTCAGCAGTAACGCTAACGTTGTACTCAAAACTGGCAGGGGTTTTAGCATCCGCTTCTAAGGAACCGTCCATCATAACACTGGTAAAACCATTGCGGATAGCACTGTAGCAGGTTGCAGGGCTGTTACCATGATCTTGGTGCATAGCAATGGGAATATGAGGATAGCTTTCTGCCGCGGCTAAAATTAAATGACGGAGGAAGTTTTCCCCTGCATATTTACGGGCACCACGAGAAGCTTGTAAGATAACGGGGCTATCGGTTTCGTCAGCAGCCTGCATGATCGACAGGATTTGCTCTAAATTGTTAACATTAAATGCAGGAATACCATAACCGTTCTCTGCCGCGTGATCTAAAAGCAGCCGCATAGGTACGAGTGCCATATATGTCCTCCTAGTCTATTTCTTATTTTTTGTGAGCGAGTCGTTAAGAAAATTAATTCTCTTATCTGTTAATCTTAAGATATATTTCACTATTTGACTAACCTGATTTGGAAGTTTTTTTAATACATATTTTAGTTATTTTGTCAAGTTAATTTTTAATAAATTTCGGGGCAATTTAGTGCTTTTTGGCGAAATAGACTAACATTAAGTAGGAAGGTATTATCCCACTCATTTTCCTACCATGACGGCTCAAAAGTTATCGATTTCCTTACCACCATCCCAGGTGCAATTTATCGAGAATTATAAGATTAGCAAAGGTTGTAAATCTCGCTCGCAGGTCATCGAGAAAGCCTTAGCATTACTACAAGAAAAAGAATTAGAAGCAGCTTATAAACAAGCAAGTCAGGAAATTGACGAAGTTTGGGAAATAACCGTAACTGATGGACTAAGCAATGAAACGTGGTGAGATTTACTACGCTAACCTTGATCCTGCTATGGGTTCAGAAATGGCAAAACGCCGTCCTGTTTTGATTGTAAGCAATGATATAAATAATCGTGCTGCTTCTACCATCACTATTCTTCCCCTTACCTCTAATGTTACTCGTGTTTATCCCTTTGAGGTTTTGATACAACCCTCTGAGAGTGGTTTACCCGTCCCTTCTAAAGTGCAAGCACAACAGGTAAGAACCATCTCTAAAGAACGTATTCAGGAGTCAGCGATTGGAATCTTGAGTGAAGCCATTATGGAATTAGTAAATGCAGCCTTAAGACTTCATTTGGACATTTAGATCGGTTTTGCTTCTTCTTTCTGTAATTTTTGCCCAATTCTCGGTTCTGTTCCTTCCAAAAGACGAATAATATTAGTCCGATGACGAACAATTACATAAATTCCCACAATCACCCCAAATAAACAATAGGGTAAGGGTTGATTTAAGGCCACCATCATAATATTAACCGCGATTACTCCTGTGATGGAACTCAAAGAAACAATGCGAGAAATGGCCAACATTGCCAAAAAACTGCCAAGGGTTCCCAAAGCAATGATGGGGTTAAGCACCAACAAAACCCCTAAACTGGCGGCCACAGATTTTCCTCCGGTAAAATTGAGAAAAATGGACTTACTGTGACCCAAGACAGCCGCGATCGCTCCAAAAACCATTAACCAGGATTTCCATTCCAGGGGAACCAGGTCTACAGGGGACAAGAAAAACCATAATTTGATTAAAACAACCGCTAACATAGCTTTAGCGAGATCTACTGTTAAAACAAAGATAGCTGCTCGTTTACCAATGGTTCGCAGGACATTGGTGGCCCCCGTTGAACCAGAACCATGTTCTCGAATATCAATTCCTTCGAGGTACAATCCGGTAAAATAACCAGTGGGAATTGAACCGAGTAAGTAGTCAACTAAGATCAATAATGCACTAATTAGCCAAGCCATAGGTCAAAATCGTTTATTAATAGAGATAACTGGACATTTGTTGGGGATCAGGCGCAAACGCTAACCACAAAGGAAATTGTAAGAGAGAAAGGTTAATTTGTTCCTCTGTTTCGTCAATGATGACTATGGGTAGAAATTGCTCCTCGACCAACCTCTCCGCCTTCTGTATTAGTGCTTCTGGGGACTCAAATAAGACTACACCCTTTTCTGGACCAAAGTCACCGCGAGAAATGCCTAAACAGTCTTGTAGTCCTCGTCGCCATTCTCCCAGTCTTTCGGGACTATTGGCTAGGATAAGGAAGCGAGTGCGATCGCCATGTAACTGATTAAGCACCGAAATTACGGCTGAGGCCACTAAAATATTTTGTAGGCGACTACCCATAGAACGAATAGTTCCCCGTCCCCCTTGCTTAAAGAACCATTGTTGCACACGCTCGGCGTGAATGGGTTCAAAGGTACGACGCAATTGCCAAGGCGGCCCATAATAATCAGGATTTTTGCGATACTGATCAAGAATTTGTTGAATTCTGCGGGTTTGCTCTGCAAAAGCTTGGGGCGCAAACTGGGCATTAGGGGAACTTGGGGGGGGAGGTGTCGGGGTTTCGGGGGGAGTTGTCCAAGTTTCTCCCGTCGGTAATTCTAATTGTTCCGCAGCGGCCGCTAAATCTTGTAAACTCCCAACCAGATAATCTTTAAACCCTTGTACCCGAATCGCTAAATCCTGGGAAATTCCGGCAAAAGTAGTCTTCATTTCCTCCCGAATGCGATCTCGACGGCGTTCGAGTTGTTCAACGGACATTTCTAGAGTTTGTTTTTGTTGCTGAAGTTCTTTTAACCCTTCTTGAACCATTTGACGCAAAACTTGTTCAATATCTTGGGTTTGTTCCACCAGTTTTTGGGCTTTCCTGATTTCTAAAGCTTCAATTTCTGCGGTTAATGCTTTTTTTTGCTGTTGTAGGGAGTCAACTTGTTGGCTGAGTTGTTGAATCTGAGTTTCTAGGTTTAGAGTTGCTTGGGGTTGAGGGTTGAGGGTTGAAGCGATCTCAACAGGTAATTCTGTGGCTGAGGTTTCCTTATTTTCGGAAGCAGGAAGGATCAGAGGTTCAAGTTTTTCCTCGTCTGGTGAAAGGGGGAAATTTTCGACGAAGTTTTCTTCAACATCAGGAGTTATGTCTGGTTTGGGGGACTGGGAGGGGTCTGAATTCATTAATCCAAAATTTAGTTAAACGGATCGGCTGAAAGATCTTAAAATGTTTTATGATTTTTGACGACACCGATTAACTTTTATTTTATCAGGGGACAGCGTTCTTCTAAACAAGCTTTTAGGGTTTTGGGATCAAAAATAATCGGCAGAAAGTGAATGCTGTTGACTTCCCGAAAATAAAATAAAATGGGGACGGGATTCCAGAAAATACGCCAGTTTGTCCATTCAGCATAGGGGAAGTGGCGAAGAAGCTTACTGGAACGGTAAACATCTAAGGAGGTTGGGGTAAACTGTAAGCGAATCGTTACGGTTTGTAATAAGAGAAATAGACCAAACAGAGCTAAGGGTAAGCTGAACCAAGGTTGTACTAAGAGAAGGGGAATCGCAATTGCGATCAAAACCAGAGGAATTTTGTAGCTAGGGGCTAATTCAATGGTTTGTTCGCCTACGGAGGGTGAAGTGAGAGAAGTCATCGGTTTTTTTGAAGTTAGGTTTTTTGATTAATTAGTCTTATCTTAGCATTTTTTGCGGTTAAATATTTCCCTAGGATAACTAAAATAATTCTCAAACAGCGTTTCTATAAATTGTATTTTGGTAGGGGCGATTCATGAATTGCCCCTACAGACATTGCTTAAAGTTTTATCAATACCAAAAAGCCTGAAATAAGACATAATATTATGCTTAACCAATCTCCCCATTTAACATATAAGGTTTGGGTGTTTCTGCGATAAATTGTATCTTGATGTAATTGGTAGGTATTAAGATCAGATATCCATAAAGTATCCCCGTGAGGATTAATAATTGCGGAATATCCTGTATTGGTTGCTCTGGCCATCCATCTATCGGTTTCAATGGCGCGAATGATATCCTGTGCATGATGTTGGGCGGGCATTATTTGACTATAATGGGCATTATTGGAAGCGGTAATAATAAACTCTCCTCCTGCTTTTGCTTGGCGACGAAAATGCTCACTAAAGGCAGATTCATAACAAATTCCTGTAATAGCTTGACCAAAAGGAGTCTTAAAAATTTGATCTGGTTTTCCTGCTGCTAAATGACTATCTAAGGGAGAAAGTCTATTAATGATTTTACCGAGAATGTTTTCAAAAGGGATATATTCACCTAAAGGCACTAATTTGACTTTATCAAAGCGACTTAAGATTTTACCTGTTTCTGTAATCATCAATAAACTATTAGTATAACTTGTTCCTTGACTACCAAATGCTCCTAAAATTACAGGGACTTTTTTGTTTAAAATTGCCGTATAAAATGAACTATTATTAACAATATAATTCCAATCAAAGGGTAAGGCGGTTTCTGGGGTAATTACTAAATCAACATCTTGAATAGCTAAGGTTTCATAGCCTTTTGTATAACCTTCAATGGCTTTTTTCCATCCTTCAGGATAAAGTTTAATAGTATTGGGGATATTTCCTTGAATAATTCCGACTTTAATGGCTTGATTCTCATTATTAATAATAGGTTGATTATATAATAATAATCCAATTAAATGTAAGCTAATAAACATTAAGATTGCAGTGATTAATAAACTTAAAGATTGAGCTTTATTTTTATGATTGTTTTGCCCTAAGATAAGGGACTCTGCTATCAAACCATTAACGGCAACAATAGCAGCAGTTACGGTTGAATAACCGGATAATTTAGTCAGTTGTAAAATCCCTAAATTATGGGGACTCTGAGTATAAGATAAAGAAGTCCACCATAAAGCACCTTGATTCCAAATTAATTCTAACAAACACCAGATAGCTGCCCCAACAATTACCCTTGAAATTGCTTTAATTAATCCATTTTTAAAGCCTAATTTATTAGTATTTTTTAGATTAAACCAACGGATTAAAAATGACCAAAAAGTAACTAATATCGCACCCCAAACTGTAATAAAAACCCAACAAAATGCAGCAATAAATAAACTTACTAACCAAGGAACTCCCATCCAAGTCATGGGATGAATTCCGGTAATCCAGAATAAAGCAAAACCATGATAACAAAATCCCCAAACAAATGCCATCAAGGTTTTTGGACTGAAAATAAAATTTTTTAGAGTTAATTTAGGGTTATTTTTATCATCTAAAATTGTGAATAACCACAAGGGAATTAAGGCGATCCAAGCCAAATAAAAAGCAGAAAATGGAGCCGTTGTCAACCCCATTAATAAACCACTGAAAGCGACTAATAAAATTTTCATGTTTTAGGAAAAAAATTAATAAATTAGACCATCAATGGTCAAGCTAAACAAACAAAGTCCGCCTTCGCGGACTTATTTGAGTTGATAAATATGAGATAATTACTCTTCAGTATAGGCGGGAAATAAATCGCGGGGAAAATCTTGTGCCGCCAAACAAGTATCCATCGCTTTAACAGGTGTTATATCTGAAACTTGTCTAGCAGAAGCAATCACACATTGCGAATAAAAACCTGGTTGTAAACTAGCACGACAGGAATTTAATAAGGTTAATAAAGCGGTTTCATTGCTATTAGTTTCTGGGTCAACATTGGCCAGACTAGGAAATTGATGATAAATATCCGCCACACAGTTACCTAAGTCAATAGGTCGTCTAACCTGATAACAAGCTCTTAAAGAGTCATTCCCCTTAATAGGAGTTGCAAGACCAATCATACTAACACATTGAGATAATTCTTTGGGAATTAGTGCATCAGAACAAGCAATGGCAGCATCATTGCCTGATACCTGATATTTTTCCAATTGTGTAATACAGACACTAAACTGGTTCCAACCATCAGCTTTAGCGGGTGAAGGTGCAAGACTCAAAAGCAACAAACTAGCGGGAAGGGGAATAATAGCGCAGACACGAAGTAAACGGGTGAATAAGCTTATCATAGGGATTTGAGGAATTATCTAGACCAGATTAATCAATCATCTTGGATTTTAACAAAAGATTTTTGCTCGTCAATCAAAATCCCGATGTTCCTGTTACAATTCAAAATTTTCTTCAAACCATTGACGGGTCATAGGTTGTTCAATCATCAATCCTTCTCCTCCTAACACATCCAAAGGTTTTCCGTCAACGGATAACCAAACTTTGGCTTTAGGTTCTAAACTGGTGGCTGTATACAAAAGTTGAGCTAAACGACCAGTCATCGAAGCACTGCCGCCCCCTGTGGTAAATTCTGAAGATAGATTGAGATGGACTCCTTCTTTGTCTAATTTGAGGCTTAGTAGCTTGGTATTTGGGGGAATGGTAGTAGATTCATTCTCAGTATTTGACCCCGATAATAAGCCTTCTAATGCCGTTCGTAAGACTTCTTCAGCCGTCAGAGACTTTTGGGCGATAACCGGACTACTTTTTAATTTTAGGCGATCGCCTGTGGTATCTAACCAATAAATGGCTCCCCGTTGTTGAGTGCTTGACTCTTGGTTAACTGGACTTTCTGTAGGGTTTGGGGAAGTGGTTTGAGGGGACTGGGTTAAATTATTTAAGGCCCACCAAGCGGCCCCACCTCCCGTTGCTAAAACGGCAGCAATGACTCCAGCAATAAAGGCGACGGAGGAACGACGTTGATGATTATTATCCTGCATGATCTTTCCCCTGAACCGTGTATAACTCTAATGACGATTTTAGCTTAGGTTACGGTTCCTCAGCCGAGGCCGGATTAAGGCGAAAAAATGCCACAATATCTAAAGTATCCTCATTGAGATTTAACTTTAAAATTCTGGCTATGAAGCCTTGATTTTCAAAAATTGCTAAATCTAATTGTTGATTAATGCCTTCCGTTAACAGTCCTAAAAATCGTTGTGATAATTTTCTTTCGTTGAGGGTAGCACTGAGATCAATGAGTTTAATAGAACGGCCTCCCTCCACTTGAAAACTCACTTCAGCCGTAATATCTAATTGATTACTTTCTTGTCCTTCTTCCGCTTCTTGTTTCAATTCTACTTCTAATCCTAAACGATTTTCTTGCAAAAAATTGAGGCGTAATTTTACAATTTCAAACCGAGGAGCTTGTGGGGGAAGAACTTGATCTAACAGTTTTTGTATTTGAACTTTAATATTAGGAGATTCCAGGGCTTGATTGAGATCAGTTTCTTTGATCACCATGCGAAACGCCCCTTGAAAGGGTTTACGGAGAGATTCCCGTAATTTTTTAATCCCTCCCGGTTGTTGGATACGATTGAGATCGAAATCAAGGGGATCAGTTTCTAGTTCAAAAGAATCAATTCTCAGATTCTCAATGGGTTCGAGGCCACGACTAGCAATACGAATGCGATCAACTTTCCCCTGAATGGGTTGATAACTGGGGGTATTATCAACCCGAACCGCTAATTCTTCAACCCCGGCAACTTGGGCCCGTAGGGTGTTAGCGACAACAGTATCGACAATGAACCCCACCGGGGTAATGGCCGCAATGAAACTGGAGAGAAGAATGGTAAACCATTCCATAGGACAATAATTTCCCCAAAAATGTTCTACGTTGAGAGTAACATAACCTGAGTGCGGGGTGGGCAATGCCCACCCCGCAATTTTTGATTATTTATGACAGCGATCGCTCGAATTATAAACAATGCTACTAAAACGTCCCTCAACAGTGCCGACTTCTACACAATAGCCAGTTTTATTTTCGATATAATAAGCACTTTTACCCCCTTCAAAAGTAACGGTATTGCGGTAAGTATAGCCTCTGGAAATTAA is a genomic window of Crocosphaera sp. UHCC 0190 containing:
- the fba gene encoding class II fructose-bisphosphate aldolase (catalyzes the reversible aldol condensation of dihydroxyacetonephosphate and glyceraldehyde 3-phosphate in the Calvin cycle, glycolysis, and/or gluconeogenesis), which gives rise to MALVPMRLLLDHAAENGYGIPAFNVNNLEQILSIMQAADETDSPVILQASRGARKYAGENFLRHLILAAAESYPHIPIAMHQDHGNSPATCYSAIRNGFTSVMMDGSLEADAKTPASFEYNVSVTAEVVKVAHSVGASVEGELGCLGSLETGKGEAEDGHGFEGALSHDQLLTDPEEAVEFVTKTQVDALAVAIGTSHGAYKFTKKPTGDVLAISRIQEIHALLPNTHLVMHGSSSVPQEWIDMINQYGGKIPETYGVPVEEIQKGIKSGVRKVNIDTDNRLAITAAIREAAAKDPSNFDPRHFMKPSITYMKQVCLDRYQQFWTAGNASKIKQMSLDDYAAKYAKGELTAGTKKAVAV
- a CDS encoding CopG family transcriptional regulator; protein product: MTAQKLSISLPPSQVQFIENYKISKGCKSRSQVIEKALALLQEKELEAAYKQASQEIDEVWEITVTDGLSNETW
- a CDS encoding type II toxin-antitoxin system PemK/MazF family toxin yields the protein MKRGEIYYANLDPAMGSEMAKRRPVLIVSNDINNRAASTITILPLTSNVTRVYPFEVLIQPSESGLPVPSKVQAQQVRTISKERIQESAIGILSEAIMELVNAALRLHLDI
- the plsY gene encoding glycerol-3-phosphate 1-O-acyltransferase PlsY — its product is MAWLISALLILVDYLLGSIPTGYFTGLYLEGIDIREHGSGSTGATNVLRTIGKRAAIFVLTVDLAKAMLAVVLIKLWFFLSPVDLVPLEWKSWLMVFGAIAAVLGHSKSIFLNFTGGKSVAASLGVLLVLNPIIALGTLGSFLAMLAISRIVSLSSITGVIAVNIMMVALNQPLPYCLFGVIVGIYVIVRHRTNIIRLLEGTEPRIGQKLQKEEAKPI
- a CDS encoding DUF3086 domain-containing protein → MNSDPSQSPKPDITPDVEENFVENFPLSPDEEKLEPLILPASENKETSATELPVEIASTLNPQPQATLNLETQIQQLSQQVDSLQQQKKALTAEIEALEIRKAQKLVEQTQDIEQVLRQMVQEGLKELQQQKQTLEMSVEQLERRRDRIREEMKTTFAGISQDLAIRVQGFKDYLVGSLQDLAAAAEQLELPTGETWTTPPETPTPPPPSSPNAQFAPQAFAEQTRRIQQILDQYRKNPDYYGPPWQLRRTFEPIHAERVQQWFFKQGGRGTIRSMGSRLQNILVASAVISVLNQLHGDRTRFLILANSPERLGEWRRGLQDCLGISRGDFGPEKGVVLFESPEALIQKAERLVEEQFLPIVIIDETEEQINLSLLQFPLWLAFAPDPQQMSSYLY
- a CDS encoding DUF3119 family protein, producing the protein MTSLTSPSVGEQTIELAPSYKIPLVLIAIAIPLLLVQPWFSLPLALFGLFLLLQTVTIRLQFTPTSLDVYRSSKLLRHFPYAEWTNWRIFWNPVPILFYFREVNSIHFLPIIFDPKTLKACLEERCPLIK
- the lnt gene encoding apolipoprotein N-acyltransferase; this translates as MKILLVAFSGLLMGLTTAPFSAFYLAWIALIPLWLFTILDDKNNPKLTLKNFIFSPKTLMAFVWGFCYHGFALFWITGIHPMTWMGVPWLVSLFIAAFCWVFITVWGAILVTFWSFLIRWFNLKNTNKLGFKNGLIKAISRVIVGAAIWCLLELIWNQGALWWTSLSYTQSPHNLGILQLTKLSGYSTVTAAIVAVNGLIAESLILGQNNHKNKAQSLSLLITAILMFISLHLIGLLLYNQPIINNENQAIKVGIIQGNIPNTIKLYPEGWKKAIEGYTKGYETLAIQDVDLVITPETALPFDWNYIVNNSSFYTAILNKKVPVILGAFGSQGTSYTNSLLMITETGKILSRFDKVKLVPLGEYIPFENILGKIINRLSPLDSHLAAGKPDQIFKTPFGQAITGICYESAFSEHFRRQAKAGGEFIITASNNAHYSQIMPAQHHAQDIIRAIETDRWMARATNTGYSAIINPHGDTLWISDLNTYQLHQDTIYRRNTQTLYVKWGDWLSIILCLISGFLVLIKL
- a CDS encoding GerMN domain-containing protein yields the protein MQDNNHQRRSSVAFIAGVIAAVLATGGGAAWWALNNLTQSPQTTSPNPTESPVNQESSTQQRGAIYWLDTTGDRLKLKSSPVIAQKSLTAEEVLRTALEGLLSGSNTENESTTIPPNTKLLSLKLDKEGVHLNLSSEFTTGGGSASMTGRLAQLLYTATSLEPKAKVWLSVDGKPLDVLGGEGLMIEQPMTRQWFEENFEL
- a CDS encoding DUF2993 domain-containing protein; translated protein: MPTPHSGYVTLNVEHFWGNYCPMEWFTILLSSFIAAITPVGFIVDTVVANTLRAQVAGVEELAVRVDNTPSYQPIQGKVDRIRIASRGLEPIENLRIDSFELETDPLDFDLNRIQQPGGIKKLRESLRKPFQGAFRMVIKETDLNQALESPNIKVQIQKLLDQVLPPQAPRFEIVKLRLNFLQENRLGLEVELKQEAEEGQESNQLDITAEVSFQVEGGRSIKLIDLSATLNERKLSQRFLGLLTEGINQQLDLAIFENQGFIARILKLNLNEDTLDIVAFFRLNPASAEEP